The Streptomyces sp. NBC_01255 genome window below encodes:
- a CDS encoding cytidine deaminase: MTTPLPASDWEALRVTAREAMARAYAPYSGYPVGAAARVDDGRTVSGCNVENASFGLGLCAECGLVSQLQATGGGRLTHFVCVDGRGESLVPCGRCRQLLFEFGGPDLVLETPAGFLTLAEMLPQAFGPDHLRK, encoded by the coding sequence GTGACGACGCCGCTTCCGGCGTCGGACTGGGAGGCCTTGCGGGTCACGGCCCGCGAGGCCATGGCCCGCGCGTACGCCCCGTACTCGGGCTACCCGGTCGGCGCGGCGGCCCGCGTGGACGACGGACGGACGGTCTCCGGCTGCAACGTGGAGAACGCCTCGTTCGGCCTGGGCCTGTGCGCCGAGTGCGGTCTCGTCTCCCAGCTCCAGGCGACCGGCGGCGGCCGGCTGACGCACTTCGTGTGCGTGGACGGCCGGGGCGAGTCCCTCGTCCCGTGCGGCCGGTGCCGGCAGCTCCTGTTCGAGTTCGGCGGCCCCGACCTCGTCCTGGAGACGCCCGCCGGGTTCCTGACCCTGGCCGAGATGCTGCCGCAGGCGTTCGGCCCGGACCACCTTCGCAAGTAA
- a CDS encoding ABC transporter permease, translating into MSATATSTPPPAAPKAAGGKGGRTRLTLPWILLIVAGGLVALSAVRVITGAQDLTSAGQISAALSLAVPIGLAGLGGLWAERAGVVNIGLEGMMILGTFFGAWAGWQTDPWIGILAGILGGMFGGLLHAVATVTFGVDHIISGIAINILAVGVTTYFAKLWFNSGEAAAKGGSPKQSPPADDITSITVPGLSDWLADIEKHHWFLISDIAGILGGLVTNVSLVTILAVLLVIGTFFVLWKTSFGLRLRSCGENPIAAESLGVNVYKYKYIAVVVSGGLAGLGGAFLSLVTSHIYNEGQTGGRGYIGLAAMIFGNWRPGGLAMGAGLFGFADALQLRSGGESVHALLLLLFAILVVLAAWKAYKKRWITSSISIVIGVGVLIWYLGTETVPVEFVSATPYVVTLLVLSLSAQRLRMPKADGMRYRKGEGK; encoded by the coding sequence GTGAGCGCCACGGCGACTTCCACCCCGCCGCCCGCGGCCCCCAAGGCGGCCGGCGGCAAGGGCGGCCGCACCCGCCTCACCCTCCCCTGGATCCTGCTGATCGTCGCGGGCGGGCTCGTGGCCCTGTCGGCCGTGCGGGTCATCACCGGGGCGCAGGACCTCACCTCGGCCGGCCAGATCAGCGCCGCGCTCTCGCTCGCCGTGCCGATCGGCCTCGCCGGTCTCGGCGGTCTGTGGGCCGAGCGCGCGGGCGTGGTCAACATCGGCCTCGAAGGCATGATGATCCTCGGCACCTTCTTCGGTGCCTGGGCCGGCTGGCAGACCGACCCCTGGATCGGCATCCTCGCCGGCATCCTGGGCGGCATGTTCGGCGGCCTGCTGCACGCGGTCGCGACCGTCACCTTCGGCGTCGACCACATCATCTCCGGCATCGCGATCAACATCCTGGCCGTCGGTGTCACCACCTACTTCGCCAAGCTGTGGTTCAACTCCGGCGAGGCGGCGGCCAAGGGCGGCAGCCCCAAGCAGTCCCCGCCGGCCGATGACATCACCTCGATCACCGTGCCGGGCCTGTCCGACTGGCTCGCCGACATCGAGAAACACCACTGGTTCCTGATCTCGGACATCGCCGGCATCCTCGGCGGCCTGGTCACCAACGTCTCGCTGGTGACGATCCTCGCGGTGCTGCTGGTGATCGGCACGTTCTTCGTGCTGTGGAAGACCTCGTTCGGTCTGCGGCTGCGCTCCTGCGGCGAGAACCCGATCGCGGCCGAGTCCCTCGGCGTCAACGTGTACAAGTACAAGTACATCGCCGTCGTCGTCTCGGGCGGTCTGGCCGGTCTCGGCGGCGCCTTCCTCTCCCTGGTCACCTCGCACATCTACAACGAGGGCCAGACCGGCGGCCGCGGCTACATCGGCCTCGCGGCGATGATCTTCGGCAACTGGCGGCCGGGCGGCCTCGCGATGGGCGCGGGCCTGTTCGGCTTCGCCGACGCGCTCCAGCTCCGCAGCGGCGGCGAGTCCGTGCACGCGCTGCTCCTGCTGCTCTTCGCGATCCTCGTCGTCCTGGCGGCCTGGAAGGCGTACAAGAAGCGCTGGATCACGTCCTCGATCAGCATCGTCATCGGCGTCGGCGTCCTCATCTGGTACCTCGGTACGGAGACGGTCCCGGTCGAGTTCGTCAGCGCGACCCCGTACGTGGTGACCCTGCTGGTCCTGTCGCTCTCCGCGCAGCGCCTGCGGATGCCCAAGGCGGACGGCATGCGCTACCGCAAGGGCGAGGGCAAGTGA
- a CDS encoding L,D-transpeptidase, which produces MKRTASRIGKRAGIATGLTALVVPMTIALGTAPAQAASCNVTTGPYQKQVEKFLGRTVDGRQSLADCKAIQSFQAKHGITPTAGYAGTITWRTMNTMLQQKAAGTNPNKDRKCPTNRGRIACVDLTRQLTWIQDGSRLKYGPVPVRTGKDGTETRTGSKKIYWRNINHWSTIYHVSMPYSQFFDGGQAFHSTTKSMWNPPGSGGCVNMRSADAKAYWNLLRNGDDVFVYGRKPGT; this is translated from the coding sequence ATGAAGCGAACAGCGAGTCGTATAGGCAAGAGAGCGGGCATCGCGACCGGTCTCACGGCACTGGTCGTGCCGATGACGATCGCGCTCGGTACGGCCCCGGCGCAGGCGGCGTCCTGCAACGTGACGACGGGGCCGTACCAGAAGCAGGTGGAGAAGTTCCTGGGCCGGACGGTCGACGGTCGTCAGTCGCTCGCCGACTGCAAGGCGATCCAGTCGTTCCAGGCGAAGCACGGCATCACCCCGACCGCGGGGTACGCGGGGACGATCACCTGGCGCACGATGAACACGATGCTCCAGCAGAAAGCAGCCGGGACCAACCCGAACAAGGACCGCAAGTGTCCGACCAACCGGGGCCGGATCGCCTGTGTCGACCTGACGCGGCAGCTGACCTGGATCCAGGACGGCTCGCGCCTCAAGTACGGGCCGGTGCCGGTGCGTACGGGCAAGGACGGCACGGAGACGCGTACGGGCTCCAAGAAGATCTACTGGCGGAACATCAACCACTGGTCGACGATCTACCACGTCTCCATGCCGTACTCGCAGTTCTTCGACGGCGGCCAGGCCTTCCACTCGACGACCAAGTCCATGTGGAACCCGCCGGGTTCGGGCGGCTGCGTGAACATGCGGTCGGCCGACGCCAAGGCGTACTGGAACCTGCTCAGGAACGGCGACGACGTCTTCGTCTACGGGCGCAAGCCGGGAACCTGA
- a CDS encoding ABC transporter ATP-binding protein, whose protein sequence is MKASSTSSPNAVELRGITKRFPGVVANHDIDITVRRGTVHALVGENGAGKSTLMKILYGMQKPDEGTITVDGEQVTFNSPGDAIVRGVGMVHQHFMLADNLTVLENVVLGSEKLYGIGDKARAKIKEISDAYGLGVRPDVLVEDLGVADRQRVEILKVLYRGARTLILDEPTAVLVPQEVDALFDNLRELKAEGLTVIFISHKLGEVLSVADEITVIRRGTTVGTADPKHTTTKQLAELMVGAELPSPETRESTVTDVPMLTVQDLALSAVDPDGVVRAVLGGITFTIHKGEVLGIAGVEGNGQSELVDTIMGMRNADGGVVTLDGQDISEAPTRKRREDGIGCIPEDRHRHGLLLEAPLWENRILGHVTEKPNSKGAILDLKAARKDTERIVREYDVRTPGIDVTAASLSGGNQQKLIVGREMSHDPKLLIAAHPTRGVDVGAQAQIWDQIREARREGLAVLLISADLDELIGLSDTLRVMYRGRLVADADPATITPEELGSAMTGAAAGHLEHDESPESPESPESPAGTEGTDGPEDEAR, encoded by the coding sequence ATCAAAGCCTCCAGCACCAGCAGTCCGAACGCCGTAGAACTCCGCGGCATCACCAAGCGTTTCCCCGGCGTCGTGGCCAATCACGACATCGACATCACCGTGCGCCGCGGCACCGTCCACGCCCTCGTGGGCGAGAACGGCGCGGGCAAGTCGACGCTGATGAAGATCCTCTACGGCATGCAGAAGCCGGACGAGGGCACCATCACGGTCGACGGCGAGCAGGTGACGTTCAACAGCCCCGGCGATGCGATCGTCCGCGGCGTCGGCATGGTCCACCAGCACTTCATGCTCGCGGACAACCTCACCGTCCTCGAGAACGTCGTCCTCGGTTCCGAGAAGCTCTACGGCATCGGGGACAAGGCCCGCGCCAAGATCAAGGAGATCTCCGACGCGTACGGCCTCGGCGTCCGCCCCGACGTCCTCGTCGAGGACCTCGGTGTGGCCGACCGTCAGCGCGTCGAGATCCTCAAGGTCCTCTACCGCGGCGCCCGCACCCTGATCCTCGACGAGCCGACCGCCGTGCTCGTCCCGCAGGAGGTCGACGCGCTCTTCGACAACCTGCGCGAGCTCAAGGCCGAGGGCCTGACCGTCATCTTCATCTCGCACAAGCTGGGCGAGGTCCTGTCGGTCGCCGACGAGATCACCGTCATCCGGCGCGGCACCACGGTCGGCACCGCCGACCCGAAGCACACCACCACCAAGCAGCTCGCGGAGCTGATGGTCGGCGCCGAGCTGCCCTCGCCGGAGACCCGCGAGTCGACGGTCACGGACGTGCCGATGCTGACGGTCCAGGACCTGGCGCTGAGCGCGGTCGACCCCGACGGCGTGGTCCGCGCGGTCCTCGGCGGGATCACCTTCACCATCCACAAGGGCGAGGTCCTCGGCATCGCCGGTGTCGAGGGCAACGGCCAGTCGGAACTCGTCGACACGATCATGGGCATGCGCAACGCCGACGGCGGCGTCGTGACCCTGGACGGCCAGGACATCTCCGAGGCCCCCACGCGCAAGCGTCGCGAGGACGGCATCGGCTGCATCCCCGAGGACCGCCACCGGCACGGTCTGCTCCTGGAGGCCCCCCTCTGGGAGAACCGCATCCTGGGGCACGTCACCGAGAAGCCCAACTCCAAGGGCGCCATCCTCGACCTCAAGGCCGCCCGCAAGGACACCGAGCGGATCGTCCGCGAGTACGACGTCCGTACCCCCGGCATCGACGTCACCGCGGCCTCCCTCTCCGGCGGAAACCAGCAGAAGCTGATCGTCGGCCGCGAGATGAGCCACGACCCCAAACTGCTGATCGCCGCGCACCCCACCCGGGGCGTGGACGTCGGCGCGCAGGCGCAGATCTGGGACCAGATCCGCGAGGCGCGCCGTGAGGGCCTGGCGGTCCTGCTGATCTCCGCCGACCTCGACGAGCTGATCGGCCTCTCCGACACCCTGCGCGTGATGTACCGCGGGCGGCTCGTGGCGGACGCCGACCCGGCGACGATCACTCCGGAGGAGCTGGGCTCGGCCATGACCGGCGCCGCCGCCGGTCACCTTGAGCACGATGAGAGCCCTGAGAGCCCTGAGAGCCCTGAGAGCCCTGCGGGCACTGAGGGCACCGACGGCCCGGAGGACGAGGCCCGATGA
- a CDS encoding sigma-70 family RNA polymerase sigma factor — translation MSDAATVTTEDLDKYRRELTGYCYRMLGSSFEAEDAVQDTMVRAWKAIDSFEGRSSLRSWLYRIATNVCLDALNAGKKRARPMDLTAPTPVAQAQLVKQPEITWLEPVPDGRVLPSVADPAETAVHRETVRLAFVAALQHLPPKQRAVLILREVLAWKASEVAELLGLSVASVNSALQRARATLAEQAPAVSDPANPLDEEQKALLERYVAAFEGYDMKALTALLHEDATMSMPPYDLWLQGHDDIVGWMLGVGEVCSGSKLVPTVANGSPAFAQYHPDPAGGFAPWALIVLELREGKVAGMDFFLDTERWFPLFDLPARLDA, via the coding sequence ATGAGTGACGCCGCGACCGTGACGACCGAGGACCTCGACAAGTACCGCAGGGAGCTGACCGGTTACTGCTACCGGATGCTCGGATCCTCCTTCGAGGCGGAGGACGCGGTACAGGACACGATGGTGCGGGCCTGGAAGGCCATCGACAGCTTCGAGGGCCGCTCCTCGCTGCGGTCCTGGCTGTACCGGATCGCGACCAACGTCTGCCTGGACGCGCTGAACGCGGGCAAGAAGCGGGCGCGGCCGATGGATCTGACCGCGCCGACGCCGGTCGCCCAGGCGCAGCTCGTCAAGCAGCCGGAGATCACCTGGCTGGAGCCGGTGCCGGACGGGCGGGTCCTGCCGTCGGTCGCCGACCCGGCGGAGACGGCCGTGCACCGGGAGACGGTGCGGCTCGCCTTCGTCGCCGCCCTCCAGCACCTGCCGCCCAAGCAGCGGGCCGTGCTGATCCTGCGCGAGGTGCTCGCCTGGAAGGCGAGCGAGGTCGCGGAGCTCCTCGGGCTCTCCGTCGCCTCGGTGAACAGCGCCCTCCAGCGGGCCCGGGCGACCCTGGCCGAGCAGGCGCCGGCCGTCTCCGACCCGGCGAACCCGCTGGACGAGGAGCAGAAGGCGCTCCTGGAGCGGTACGTCGCCGCCTTCGAGGGCTACGACATGAAGGCGCTGACCGCACTCCTCCACGAGGACGCGACCATGTCGATGCCGCCGTACGACCTGTGGCTCCAGGGGCACGACGACATCGTCGGCTGGATGCTGGGCGTCGGCGAGGTCTGCTCCGGCTCGAAGCTGGTGCCGACCGTGGCGAACGGCTCCCCGGCGTTCGCGCAGTACCACCCCGACCCGGCGGGCGGCTTCGCCCCGTGGGCGCTGATCGTCCTGGAGCTCCGCGAGGGCAAGGTCGCCGGGATGGACTTCTTCCTCGACACCGAGCGCTGGTTCCCGCTCTTCGACCTGCCGGCGCGGCTAGACGCCTAA
- a CDS encoding amidohydrolase: MNQLKSREPGSVTLPGTLSAPLRAELIAFRRDLHMHPELGNQEFRTTAALKARLEAAGLVPKVLPGGTGLICDIGTPDRRRPMLAIRADLDALPIPDVKTVAYRSTVANRAHACGHDVHTTTVLGAGLVLAELDRQGLLPYAVRLLFQPAEEVLPGGAADAVEAGVLDGVGRIIAVHCDPRVDAGKIGLRPGPITSACDRLEVTLDGPGGHTARPHLTTDLVTAAARIATDVPAVLARRVDARSGLSVTWGRIEAGHACNVIPQHAELSGTVRCLDLPTWREAPDLVHAAIDEIAALHRAKSTVNYVRGVPPVVNDGVVTELLADAMTARRGPYAIEDTEQSLGGEDFSWYLEHVPGAMARLGVRTPGDTRVRDLHAGDFDVDERCIETAVELFTAAALLDRRG; encoded by the coding sequence GTGAACCAGTTGAAGTCCCGTGAGCCAGGCTCCGTCACCCTGCCCGGAACGCTGTCCGCACCCCTGCGCGCCGAACTGATCGCCTTCCGCAGGGACTTGCACATGCACCCCGAGCTGGGCAACCAGGAGTTCCGTACGACCGCCGCGCTCAAGGCCCGCCTGGAGGCGGCCGGCCTCGTGCCGAAGGTCCTGCCGGGCGGCACCGGGCTCATCTGTGACATCGGCACCCCGGACCGCCGCCGCCCCATGCTCGCGATCCGCGCCGACCTCGACGCGCTGCCCATCCCCGACGTGAAGACCGTCGCCTACCGCTCCACCGTGGCCAACCGCGCGCACGCCTGCGGACACGACGTCCACACCACCACCGTCCTGGGCGCCGGACTCGTCCTCGCCGAACTCGACCGGCAGGGCCTCCTCCCGTACGCCGTACGGCTCCTCTTCCAGCCCGCCGAGGAAGTGCTGCCCGGCGGCGCCGCCGACGCGGTCGAGGCCGGCGTGCTCGACGGAGTCGGCCGCATCATCGCCGTCCACTGCGACCCCAGGGTGGACGCCGGGAAGATCGGGCTGCGCCCCGGTCCCATCACCTCGGCCTGCGACCGGCTGGAAGTCACCCTTGACGGCCCGGGCGGCCACACCGCCCGCCCGCACCTCACCACCGACCTCGTGACCGCCGCCGCCCGGATCGCCACCGACGTCCCCGCCGTCCTCGCCCGCCGCGTCGACGCCCGCTCGGGCCTCTCGGTCACCTGGGGACGCATCGAGGCCGGCCACGCCTGCAACGTCATCCCGCAGCACGCCGAGCTCTCCGGCACCGTCCGCTGCCTCGACCTGCCGACCTGGCGGGAGGCGCCCGACCTGGTCCACGCGGCGATCGACGAGATCGCGGCCCTGCACCGCGCGAAGTCCACCGTGAACTACGTGCGGGGCGTCCCCCCGGTCGTCAACGACGGGGTCGTCACCGAGCTGCTCGCCGACGCGATGACCGCCCGCCGCGGACCGTACGCGATCGAGGACACCGAGCAGAGCCTCGGCGGCGAGGACTTCTCCTGGTATCTGGAGCACGTCCCCGGCGCCATGGCCCGCCTCGGCGTCCGGACCCCCGGCGACACCCGGGTCCGCGACCTGCACGCGGGCGACTTCGACGTGGACGAACGCTGCATCGAGACGGCCGTCGAACTCTTCACGGCCGCGGCGCTGCTCGACCGCAGGGGCTGA
- a CDS encoding thymidine phosphorylase, which yields MDVISVIRTKRDKGELSPEQIDWVIDAYTRGVVADEQMSALAMAILLNGMNRAEIARWTAAMIASGERMNFDALSRPTSDKHSTGGVGDKITLPLAPLVAACGAAVPQLSGRGLGHTGGTLDKLESIPGWRALLSNEEMLHVLDTTGAVICAAGDGLAPADKKLYALRDVTGTVEAIPLIASSIMSKKIAEGTGSLVLDVKVGTGAFMKTIEDARELASTMVQLGTDSGVKTVALLTDMSTPLGLTAGNALEVRESVEVLAGGGPSDVVELTIALAREMLDAAGIKDADPAKALADGSAMDVWRRMIAAQGGDPDATLPVAREQHVVTAPSTGVLTRLDAYDIGIAAWRLGAGRARKEDPVQAGAGVELHAKPGDTVTAGQPLLTLHTDTPEKFDYALKSLNDSWDIAPTGTDFTANPIVLDRIS from the coding sequence ATGGACGTCATCTCCGTCATCCGCACGAAGCGGGACAAGGGCGAGCTGAGCCCGGAGCAGATCGACTGGGTCATCGACGCGTACACCCGCGGCGTCGTCGCCGACGAGCAGATGTCCGCCCTGGCCATGGCGATCCTGCTGAACGGCATGAACCGCGCGGAGATCGCCCGCTGGACCGCCGCGATGATCGCCAGCGGCGAGCGCATGAACTTCGACGCGCTCTCCCGCCCGACCTCCGACAAGCACTCCACCGGCGGCGTCGGCGACAAGATCACCCTCCCGCTCGCCCCGCTCGTCGCCGCCTGCGGCGCGGCCGTCCCGCAGCTCTCCGGCCGCGGCCTCGGCCACACCGGCGGCACGCTCGACAAGCTGGAGTCGATCCCGGGCTGGCGCGCGCTGCTCTCCAACGAGGAGATGCTGCACGTCCTCGACACCACCGGCGCCGTCATCTGCGCGGCCGGCGACGGCCTGGCCCCCGCCGACAAGAAGCTCTACGCGCTCCGCGACGTCACGGGCACGGTCGAAGCGATCCCCCTGATCGCCAGCTCCATCATGTCCAAGAAGATCGCCGAGGGCACCGGCTCGCTCGTCCTGGACGTCAAGGTCGGCACCGGCGCCTTCATGAAGACCATCGAGGACGCCCGCGAGCTGGCCTCCACCATGGTCCAGCTCGGCACCGACAGCGGCGTGAAGACGGTCGCGCTGCTCACCGACATGTCGACCCCGCTCGGCCTGACCGCGGGCAACGCCCTGGAGGTCCGCGAGTCCGTCGAGGTCCTCGCGGGCGGCGGCCCGTCGGACGTCGTCGAGCTGACGATCGCGCTCGCCCGCGAGATGCTCGACGCGGCCGGCATCAAGGACGCCGACCCGGCGAAGGCCCTCGCCGACGGCTCGGCGATGGACGTCTGGCGCCGGATGATCGCGGCCCAGGGCGGCGACCCTGACGCCACCCTCCCCGTCGCCCGCGAGCAGCACGTCGTCACGGCCCCGTCGACCGGCGTCCTGACCCGCCTCGACGCGTACGACATCGGCATCGCCGCCTGGCGCCTCGGCGCGGGCCGCGCCCGCAAGGAGGACCCGGTGCAGGCGGGCGCCGGCGTCGAGCTGCACGCGAAGCCGGGCGACACGGTGACGGCGGGCCAGCCCCTGCTGACCCTCCACACCGACACCCCGGAGAAGTTCGACTACGCCCTGAAGTCCCTGAACGACTCCTGGGACATCGCCCCGACGGGCACCGACTTCACGGCGAACCCGATCGTCCTGGACCGCATCTCCTGA
- a CDS encoding STAS domain-containing protein, whose amino-acid sequence MDISQPLVVTLPARPTGDEVALLCAELGAAPPGDVVCEVGALAPADLAAVDALARLKLAAGRRGHRIRFHGAGPELRALLLLTGLDGTLGV is encoded by the coding sequence GTGGACATCAGTCAGCCGCTCGTCGTGACCCTGCCCGCCCGCCCCACCGGGGACGAGGTGGCCCTCCTCTGCGCCGAACTCGGCGCGGCCCCGCCCGGTGACGTCGTCTGCGAGGTCGGCGCCCTCGCACCCGCGGACCTCGCGGCCGTCGACGCCCTCGCCCGTCTGAAGCTCGCGGCCGGCCGCCGGGGCCACCGCATCCGCTTCCACGGAGCGGGCCCCGAGCTACGGGCCCTGCTCCTGCTGACCGGCCTCGACGGGACCTTAGGCGTCTAG
- a CDS encoding ABC transporter permease has product MKKFDKERVLLAIAAPLLAIVAAFLITALVLAATGKEPFSAFGIMFDYGVKSDSQVYIINKATTYYLAGIAVAIGFRMNLFNIGVDGQYRLAAFFAAAVGGALTLPGIVQIPLIIVTAMIVGAMWAGVAGLLKTTRGVSEVVSTIMLNFIATAIIGYLLQPGRLGHLDAAGTKVATTPLPESSHFFEFPTTPTPIYGFVVVAVIAGIGYWFTLSRTRFGFDLRTVGQSETAASASGVNVKKMVVTSMLISGGMAGLIGMPTLLNDSYEFGGDFPVGIGFTGIAIALLGRNHPIGIALAAILWAFLERGGQQLEFENYDREIVGVMQGVIVLCVVIAYEVVRRYGLKRQQRQVGEKLAAQARSNDTTEVSA; this is encoded by the coding sequence ATGAAGAAGTTCGACAAGGAGCGGGTGCTCCTGGCGATCGCGGCGCCGCTGCTCGCGATCGTCGCCGCCTTCCTGATCACCGCCCTGGTGCTCGCGGCCACCGGCAAGGAGCCGTTCAGCGCCTTCGGGATCATGTTCGACTACGGCGTCAAGTCCGACAGCCAGGTCTACATCATCAACAAGGCGACGACGTACTACCTGGCGGGCATCGCGGTGGCCATCGGCTTCCGCATGAACCTGTTCAACATCGGTGTGGACGGCCAGTACCGTCTCGCCGCCTTCTTCGCCGCCGCCGTCGGCGGCGCGCTGACCCTGCCGGGCATCGTCCAGATCCCGCTGATCATCGTCACCGCGATGATCGTCGGCGCCATGTGGGCGGGCGTCGCGGGTCTCCTCAAGACCACCCGCGGTGTCAGCGAGGTCGTCTCGACGATCATGCTCAACTTCATCGCGACCGCGATCATCGGCTACCTGCTCCAGCCCGGCCGCCTCGGTCACCTGGACGCGGCCGGCACGAAGGTGGCGACGACCCCGCTGCCGGAGTCCTCGCACTTCTTCGAGTTCCCGACCACGCCGACCCCGATCTACGGCTTCGTCGTCGTCGCGGTCATCGCGGGCATCGGGTACTGGTTCACGCTCTCCCGCACCCGCTTCGGCTTCGACCTGCGCACCGTCGGCCAGTCCGAGACGGCCGCGTCGGCCAGCGGTGTCAACGTCAAGAAGATGGTCGTCACGTCCATGCTGATCTCCGGCGGCATGGCCGGTCTGATCGGTATGCCGACGCTGCTCAACGACTCGTACGAATTCGGCGGCGACTTCCCCGTCGGCATCGGCTTCACCGGTATCGCCATCGCCCTGCTCGGCCGGAACCACCCGATCGGCATCGCGCTCGCCGCGATCCTCTGGGCGTTCCTGGAGCGCGGCGGCCAGCAGCTGGAGTTCGAGAACTACGACCGCGAGATCGTCGGCGTCATGCAGGGCGTCATCGTCCTCTGCGTCGTCATCGCCTACGAGGTCGTCCGCCGCTACGGCCTCAAGCGCCAGCAGCGACAGGTCGGCGAGAAGCTCGCGGCCCAGGCCCGTTCCAACGACACGACGGAGGTGTCGGCGTGA
- a CDS encoding HAD family hydrolase encodes MTHEPVELVIFDCDGVLVDSERIYCRVDREVFASLGAEFTEAEVIEHFVGSSHEMLTAIVEERRGRPLEPGWQTPFKQRYDDVLDAELTAVEGITHVLDTLPLPYCLASNSSHAGIRKNLGRTGLLDRFEGRMFSARDVARGKPAPDLFLHAAATMGVPPERCAVVEDSPYGVQAARAAGMRAFGYCGGLTRADRLMGPRTVVFDDMRELPKLLGEPV; translated from the coding sequence ATGACTCACGAACCTGTCGAACTGGTGATCTTCGACTGTGACGGTGTTCTGGTGGACAGCGAGCGGATCTACTGCCGTGTGGACCGGGAGGTGTTCGCCTCCCTCGGGGCGGAGTTCACCGAGGCGGAGGTGATCGAGCACTTCGTCGGTTCCTCCCACGAGATGCTCACGGCGATCGTGGAGGAGCGCAGGGGCCGCCCGCTGGAGCCCGGCTGGCAGACGCCCTTCAAGCAGCGGTACGACGACGTGCTGGACGCCGAACTGACGGCCGTGGAGGGCATCACGCACGTCCTGGACACCCTGCCCCTGCCGTACTGCCTCGCCTCCAACAGCAGCCACGCCGGCATCCGGAAGAACCTGGGCAGGACCGGGCTGCTCGACCGCTTCGAGGGCCGGATGTTCAGCGCCCGCGACGTCGCCCGCGGCAAGCCCGCCCCGGACCTCTTCCTGCACGCGGCGGCCACGATGGGCGTCCCCCCGGAGCGCTGCGCGGTCGTCGAGGACAGCCCGTACGGCGTCCAGGCGGCCCGCGCGGCCGGCATGCGCGCCTTCGGCTACTGCGGCGGCCTGACGCGGGCGGACCGCCTGATGGGCCCGCGGACGGTGGTCTTCGACGACATGCGGGAGCTGCCAAAGCTGCTCGGGGAGCCGGTGTAG
- a CDS encoding BMP family lipoprotein, producing MRRVSKITAACAVTAALALTATACGESSTGDSGSDSGDIKVGMAYDVGGRGDNSFNDSAARGLDKAKADLGVETKELTAKNGETPADREQRLASLAEGGYNPVIGVGFAYKDAIDKVAAKYPKTTFGLVDSVSEAKNVDSIVFTEEQGSYLAGVAAALKSKDGKIGFIGGVDIPLIKKFAAGFQQGVKETKPNATVQIQYLSTGTDMSGFGAPDKGKAAAKGMLDKGIDVIYAAAGGSGAGAIEAVAAKPGTWAIGVDSDQAKDPALSKYAGSIMTSVVKNVDTGVFELVKSVQDGKPMTGTHTYSLAEDGVSLTTTGGHLTDIQAQIDAAKKKIVDGQIKVATTL from the coding sequence GTGCGCCGGGTATCCAAGATCACCGCCGCGTGTGCTGTCACTGCGGCTCTCGCTCTCACTGCCACCGCCTGCGGGGAGTCCTCCACCGGGGACTCGGGCTCCGACTCGGGCGACATCAAGGTCGGCATGGCCTACGACGTGGGTGGTCGTGGCGACAACTCCTTCAACGACTCCGCCGCGCGCGGTCTCGACAAGGCCAAGGCCGACCTCGGTGTCGAGACCAAGGAGCTCACCGCGAAGAACGGTGAGACCCCGGCCGACCGCGAGCAGCGCCTCGCCTCCCTCGCCGAGGGCGGCTACAACCCGGTCATCGGTGTCGGCTTCGCCTACAAGGACGCGATCGACAAGGTCGCGGCCAAGTACCCGAAGACCACCTTCGGCCTGGTCGACTCGGTCTCCGAGGCGAAGAACGTCGACTCGATCGTCTTCACCGAGGAGCAGGGCTCCTACCTCGCCGGTGTCGCCGCGGCCCTGAAGTCCAAGGACGGCAAGATCGGCTTCATCGGCGGTGTCGACATCCCGCTGATCAAGAAGTTCGCCGCCGGTTTCCAGCAGGGTGTCAAGGAGACCAAGCCGAACGCCACGGTCCAGATCCAGTACCTGTCCACCGGTACGGACATGTCCGGCTTCGGTGCGCCTGACAAGGGCAAGGCCGCCGCCAAGGGCATGCTCGACAAGGGCATCGACGTCATCTACGCCGCCGCGGGCGGCTCCGGCGCCGGCGCCATCGAGGCCGTCGCCGCGAAGCCCGGCACCTGGGCGATCGGCGTCGACTCGGACCAGGCGAAGGACCCGGCCCTGTCGAAGTACGCCGGCTCGATCATGACCTCGGTCGTCAAGAACGTCGACACCGGCGTCTTCGAGCTCGTCAAGTCCGTCCAGGACGGCAAGCCGATGACCGGCACGCACACCTACTCGCTGGCCGAGGACGGTGTCTCCCTCACCACCACGGGTGGCCACCTCACGGACATCCAGGCCCAGATCGACGCGGCCAAGAAGAAGATCGTCGACGGTCAGATCAAGGTCGCCACGACCCTCTGA